From Antennarius striatus isolate MH-2024 chromosome 14, ASM4005453v1, whole genome shotgun sequence, the proteins below share one genomic window:
- the gdf6b gene encoding growth/differentiation factor 6-B, with product MDVYHFTFLCGVLAFFCEIPAFPSLAISPAAPPKTSKVARIYDGQEASQYFKQIHAPSSIERHYKTTSKDLVEPHDYMLSIYKTFSTAEKLGLNASFYRSSKAANTIASFVDIGQDDLLHSPVMRQQYLFDVSTLSQKAEVLGAELRIYTKVSGNFRISETEPVDIQLLSCHDRQLLDSKTLDLQDSQRPKWEVLDVWEIFKDLQHLSEGKHFCLELRAMLDNPERELDLHLLGLQRHSRPQQKKAILVVFTRSKKRQTLFSERREGRFLLGFERKVKERGSGTKASRRRRTAASKTRHGKRHGKKSKSRCSKKPLHVNFRELGWDDWIIAPLDYEAYHCEGMCDFPLRSHLEPTNHAIIQTLMNSMNPSNMPPSCCAPSKLSPISILYIDSGNNVVYKQYEDMVVESCGCR from the exons ATGGATGTCTATCACTTCACTTTCCTCTGCGGGGTTCTTGcgtttttttgtgaaattcctGCTTTTCCTTCTCTTGCAATTTCCCCTGCTGCGCCCCCGAAGACCAGCAAGGTGGCGAGGATCTATGATGGACAAGAGGCTTCCCAGTACTTCAAACAGATTCATGCGCCCTCATCTATTGAAAGACATTATAAAACAACATCTAAAGACCTGGTCGAGCCTCACGACTACATGCTGTCCATctacaagaccttctccacggCTGAGAAACTGGGGCTCAACGCCAGCTTCTATCGATCTTCAAAAGCTGCAAACACCATTGCAAGTTTTGTGGACATTGGACAAG ATGACCTCCTACACTCTCCTGTGATGAGACAGCAGTATCTGTTTGACGTCTCGACCCTCTCTCAAAAAGCGGAGGTGCTGGGAGCTGAGCTCAGGATATACACCAAAGTGTCTGGGAATTTCAGGATATCGGAAACAGAACCTGTCGACATTCAGCTCCTCTCCTGTCATGACCGACAGCTGCTCGACTCCAAAACACTGGACTTGCAGGATTCCCAAAGGCCGAAGTGGGAGGTTTTGGATGTGTGGGAAATATTCAAAGACCTGCAGCACCTGAGCGAAGGGAAACACTTCTGTCTGGAGCTAAGGGCCATGCTGGACAATCCAGAGAGGGAGCTGGATCTGCACCTTCTGGGCCTGCAGAGGCATAGCAGGCCTCAGCAGAAAAAAGCCATCTTGGTGGTTTTCACCAGGTCTAAAAAGAGACAGACTCTCTTTAGTGAGAGACGAGAGGGGAGATTTTTGTTGGGTTTTGAGAGGAAAGTCAAAGAAAGAGGCTCTGGTACCAAAGCCAGCAGGAGACGGAGGACAGCAGCGTCAAAAACCCGTCACGGGAAGAGACACGGCAAGAAGTCCAAATCCAGATGCAGCAAAAAGCCGCTGCATGTCAACTTTAGAGAACTGGGCTGGGACGATTGGATCATCGCCCCGCTGGATTATGAAGCCTACCATTGTGAAGGAATGTGTGACTTCCCTCTGCGCTCCCACCTGGAGCCCACCAACCATGCCATCATTCAGACTCTGATGAATTCCATGAATCCCAGCAACATGCCTCCAAGCTGCTGCGCCCCATCCAAGCTCAGCCCCATCAGCATCCTCTACATCGACTCAGGAAACAACGTAGTCTACAAGCAGTACGAGGACATGGTGGTAGAGTCATGTGGCTGTAGGTAA